One stretch of Flavobacterium sp. 9 DNA includes these proteins:
- a CDS encoding DUF5683 domain-containing protein has product MQYQFILLFLFFGLTTISAQQTKKIVLNDSLKSETIDPLRPAKAAFYSAIFPGLGQIYNKKYWKLPLVYGAIGASTYFYIDSKKNYNIYRNEYKSRLLGNTSGSEYLANLNNSQLIAAQKQYQRNRDLSALFIVGFYVLNIIDANIDAALSQFNVSENLAFKPAINFKNENVQSNFGFACVYSF; this is encoded by the coding sequence ATGCAATATCAATTTATTCTTCTGTTTTTATTTTTTGGATTAACGACAATTTCAGCTCAACAAACAAAGAAAATCGTTTTAAATGATTCTCTTAAATCAGAAACAATTGATCCGTTGCGTCCCGCAAAAGCAGCATTTTACTCGGCTATTTTCCCTGGATTAGGGCAAATTTATAATAAGAAATATTGGAAACTTCCTTTGGTTTACGGAGCAATTGGAGCGAGTACTTATTTTTATATCGACAGCAAGAAAAACTACAATATTTATCGAAACGAGTATAAAAGCAGATTGTTAGGAAACACTAGTGGTTCTGAATATTTGGCGAACTTAAACAATAGTCAATTAATTGCTGCCCAAAAACAATATCAGAGAAATAGAGATTTATCGGCTTTGTTTATTGTTGGATTTTACGTTTTAAATATAATTGATGCAAATATTGATGCCGCTTTATCTCAATTTAACGTGAGCGAAAATTTGGCCTTTAAACCAGCAATAAATTTTAAGAATGAAAACGTGCAATCTAATTTTGGATTTGCTTGTGTATACTCCTTTTAA
- a CDS encoding Crp/Fnr family transcriptional regulator, whose protein sequence is MTDIFKDFISELAEVNTQDMSRIMSCITAHKVKRNTIILSQGEVCNKFYFLEKGCMRTYYITQDGQEKTRLISFDNTPVTALTSFINQKPSVEYIDALEDSEILSISHDDFFILVNEIPSWGLFYRRMLELAFTFQNNRIEDLVTLSAKERYEKLLKERPHYIQRLSNRIVASYLGISQETLSRLKSK, encoded by the coding sequence ATGACAGATATATTTAAAGATTTTATTTCTGAATTAGCAGAAGTTAACACGCAGGATATGAGTAGAATAATGTCTTGTATTACTGCTCATAAAGTAAAACGAAATACCATTATTTTATCTCAGGGAGAAGTCTGTAATAAATTTTATTTTCTGGAGAAAGGCTGTATGCGTACTTATTATATCACGCAAGACGGTCAGGAAAAAACAAGATTAATTTCTTTTGACAATACTCCCGTAACAGCACTCACTAGTTTTATCAATCAAAAACCTTCTGTTGAATATATTGATGCATTAGAAGATTCAGAAATACTTTCTATTTCTCATGATGATTTTTTTATTCTTGTGAATGAAATTCCTAGTTGGGGATTATTTTACAGAAGAATGTTAGAATTAGCCTTTACTTTTCAAAATAACAGAATAGAAGATTTGGTTACACTTTCAGCCAAAGAACGTTACGAAAAACTTTTAAAAGAGAGACCACATTATATCCAACGTCTTTCGAATAGAATAGTAGCTAGTTATCTGGGTATTTCTCAGGAAACTTTAAGCAGACTCAAATCTAAATAA